The genomic window GTAATGTTTCTTTGCCCTGGCTTTAGCTGAGTATATAACACTCTGGAACGAAAGGTCAATACCAGTAAGTAAATAACGAAAATGTTTTTATAAAAGCAcatctaaattttattttattattcaaataTACTTTTTCTACATCAGAAATTTGGTATGTGATTCTTTTAGAGATTATATGTTTGTAGCATAGAATGAAACTCTATAGCTATTTTTCTGTCATACGTTTATTGAAATATGGTTATGAAATATAACTGTGATCTCTGACTAGGTTGGGGATGTCAGTGGAAGAATCTAGGAAGCTTACATCAGTGCAAAATAATGAAGACGATAATAAATCCCTCTCTGGTTCTTCGGATTTGCCTGGTCCTTCAAGAGAGCCTTCTTTTGATGACCATGAAGAAAAGAGCAACGAATCACCACTCTTGCCAGAGAGAGATTTCTGTCAGGCACTTTGCAACATGGAACATGTTCCTTCCAAGGATCTAATGGCAGAAACAGAAGACATTTTGATCCCAGAAGAATCCATTATTCAAGAAGAGATTGCTGAGGAAGTTGAGACAAGTATTTGTGAATGTCAGGAAGAGAACCAAAAAGAACACATGAATTCAGAACAACTAGTAAGTCCAGTTGGTACAAATGAAGAAACAGATCCATTACCACTTACAGGAAATTCTGAATCCTGTGTTGTGATGAATGATGTATTGAGTCCATTATCTCATGTTGAAATCAAAGAAGAGCAAAGATTGGAGTATCCCAAGGAAGAAATGTCAGTTATAACAGATCAGATAGAAAGCAGTTTATCACCTTCACAGTCTGCTTCTTCCTCAAATTCTGGTAGTAATGTGGAAGAAAAAGATCTGGAATCCATTAAAGAACTTAGCCCTGATGGAAAATATTCCCCTGTCCTTAATGGTTCCTTATTCACTGGTGGAGGTGTTGCAGTACATATGGAATTGCAGAGTGACCCTGATGAACTGTCCTCTGAAAATGCCTGTATTTCGGAAACATCTTTTTCTGCTGAAAGCCCAGAAGAACCATCTGCCAGTATTACATCTCCTGGAGGTGATACCCAATCAACTTCAGAGGAACCTTCTACACCAGTGTCTCTTGAAACTGTGTGCTCATCAGACATGTCTTGCACTGAAAACAATGAAACTGATACTCAACAAAAATCTGTTGATGATAATCTGAATACATCTTTAATGTCTGAAATATCTCCACTGCCAGCCTCACCTGTCATATCAGAAGCATCTCTGTTGTCAAATTTGCCTCTAACTTCAGAGACATCACCAGTTTCTAATTTACCTTTACCATCAGAAATTTCCCCAATGTCTGATTTGCCCTTGACATCTGAAACTTCTTCAGTGTCTTCTGTTCTTTTAGCTTCTGAAACATCTCATTCAAATAGTTTACTATTACCTTCAGAAGCATCTCTGCTTTCCAATTCACCAGTGAGTGAAAGATTTATTCAGCAAAGAAAAACATTGTGTTTGTCTGAAGAATCCTTGTCACCTCTGAAAGAAGAAACCTGTAGCATTCATAATATTCCACAAGAAGATGATATTCCATCACAACAAAATTCACTTCAAGGTGTACCTGATGCTATGAAAGCTGTCATAGCTGAACCTTCACCAGCAGAAGGATCCCAGTCCAGAAATCATACTAATCAAACCTGTAGGTCACAAACTGAAATAGAGAATTGTTTCATTTCTTCTCTTGCAGAAAGTTCTTCTCCAGAAGTGATCAAAATGAGAAATCATGGTAGCCACCAACCATCTGAAAATAAAAGTGCAATCTCTCAACTGGAAGTATCTGTCTTAACAAAAGTGGCAGAATGCAAAAATATTGAATCTCTTCCATCTAAGTCTCATGATAAGTTATATACCTCAACATCATCTTTAGAAATGGGCAAAAATAAGTCTCACAAACTTCAAGGGACTATACAGAATCGGTTTGAAAGTTCCTATTCTTCAAAATCAAGTGAAGTTATCAAGTCACCTGAAATAAGAAATGAAAGCAGGGACCTGGACATTCCAAAGAGGAAAACAGCTGAACATCACAGTTTGGGAATCTGTAAAGAGAAGAGAGCTAGAATTGAAGATGATCAGGCCCATCGTAATTCATCAACAAATTCATCTGAAAGAGAGCCACCACCTAGAGAAGAACCCAGAGTCCCACCCTTAAAGGTAAATTGAAATACATCTTTAGAAACTTACATATGACCTGGATTGTATTTTAGCTAAATCAAGAAAAACTGGAAACTGTTTCCATAAGCAGTTTTCACAAATAACTGATGCCTCATAATTActaatttttgcctgcaaaatcaTTTTGTTGTTCCTTGTAGGGTGCCAATAAATAGATTTCCTGATAACATCCTCAGTTGGCATGTCATCATTATGAAATACTATACTTTATAAAAGTGATTTTCCACCCTCAGGAACACAGCATTAGAAATTGTCAATAGTATTTTGCAAATGTTTGTTTGTCATTGAGCAACGCATTAATGAAAAAGGAAAATTGTTCACTGTAACATTTGTAAAATCATAAACTGTGTCATTCATGCCTCTGGTTCTTAAGATGCATTATATTATGCAATGAAAATAATGGAATCACTAACTATAAATGAGAGAAGTCATATAAGAGATAAAAGCTTGCTATCCTCCGGGCTTTGTGGAGTTTTGTCAGTTACTTAGATAGTCAGACATACAAAAGTTGTAGAAGGGTATAAACAGTAAATGTTGCATTCTTGCTTTGTTTGCTTTATTTAGTCACTGCATATGCATGGTTCCTTGTAACAGAGCTCAACAGAAGTGGTGTTCATTCAGATACTACCGACTGTTGGGTTAAGATAATTGAACTttgatatatgaaaataattGGAAATGCTTTTCTGACTTCTAATTTTTCAAAACCTATAGAAAATTCAATGAAATCGTTTTTTCAAATACCTATATTCTGAATACAATGAAAATCAGAAAATATGATTGTGAAAAGCAAACTGTACAAAAAGAGACATGGAGCATAAATACATGTGCTGGAAAATAGTAAAGGACCTTGAAACTAAACTCATTATTTCCTGACAATGCAAATATTATTTCCTCCAATTCATAAAGCAATATATTAATGAGGGGGTGATTAATAATATATAGAATTTTAACATTGCTTATGCTAAATAAAAATTCTCACCATCATATGGTAAAAACCTAAAGCTGTTCACCATAAATTATGATTTTCTAATACAGTTTTAATATGTTTTCTTTTCCCATTCAGATTCAACTCTCAAAAATTGGCCCACCCTTTATCATCAAGAGCCAGCCGGTTTCCAAACCAGAACCTAAGGCTACTCCAAGTACCTCCGTGAGCAGCGGGAGAAACACTGGGGCCAGAACTCTTGCAGATATCAAAGCAAGAGCCCAGCAAGCCAGAGCTCAGAgggaagcagcagcagctgctgcagTTGCTGCAGCTGCAAGCATTGTTTCTGGAGGGCTAGGGAGCCCCTGTGAAGGTGGGAAGACCCGAACGTTGGCCCACATCAAGGAGCAAACAAAGGCCAAGTTGTTTGCAAAGCACCAAGCAAGAGCCCACTTGCTCCAAAGCAACAAGGAAAGCAAGTCTCAGCAGGCCTTGAAAGAAGCTCCATCAGTTGTGGAGATCTCTGTGGCTTCTGAAACAAAGATTGAAGGTTCTACTGGTGTAATTATAGTTAATCCTAACTGTCGATCTCCTAGCAACAAATCTGCTCACCTTCGTGAAGCTACTGCTTTATTGCAGCACTCTCTTAATGCCACTTCTTTGCCAGAAACTAGCACTGATATCACTGTTCAAAATTCTGATGAAAGCATATCTGTGCCTCATTTTTGTGAGAAAATGCTATCTTCTACCTCTCCAGAAAGTATTTCAGTCCTATATAAGAAAAACTCAGTTCCTGATTCTGTGTGTAGCACTGTTAAGTCAGGAACAATTAAGGAACTTTCTTTTGCTGGTGCAGTTGATAAGCCCTCTGTTTTGATGTCTGTTGAAAGTACAGACATGAAGACTAGCAATATAACTATGCTGAAATCCATCCAACGGGCTGACACTCCATTTGTTTCTATTGTGCCAAAATGTCATGAAAACTCCGCTCCTCCAGCCACAGCCAACACTACCGTCTTGTCAGATTCCTTAGAGAAGAAAATATTACCAAGGCCAAGTAGCAATGCAACTAGTGCAATTTCAAGTCAGTATACCACGGTGCCAACATGTATTGCAAGTACTTTATCAGATCACCTGTCTGGCAGCTCTGTTTTGATTCCTCCAGGGGGATCTATAAGTAGATATTCTTCGGATAAGATATCCCTAACTGGGTGCAGTGACCCAAGTGCTTTGTCAAACAGCATCTCTGTTAGGGCAGCTTTACATGGAAATGAGGCACTTTCAGTAGGAGATTCCATTGGCAGGACTTCCATTTCTATTTTTGCCAGCAACATGATGACTGTAAATTCTTATGAGAATTCCACCAAAATGAGTGCTGATGGCATAGAGAGAAATTCAGGAATGAGGAGCCGTTTAGATATGCCTGGTAAACCCTCAGTAGGATATATACAGGCACCTGCAAATAGATCCATTCCTTGTAAAGTCATTGTTGATCACACAATGACAACAATGAATTCAAGCTTGTCTCTGGGTCTTTCCATGGAAAGTACAGATAGTAGCGTGGAAGCGCAAAACAGGCCGATTAGGATTGAAACTGCTTTACAAAACATAACATGTCCACAAGTGTCTGTCATAAGTAGGCCAGAGCTACTTAATAATGAAAATTTGGAGCCCAGCTCTGGTTTTAACAATGGTCCAACCCAGCAAGATGGCAAGCATTTACAAGCAGCGTGTACTGCTATTCGAGAAATGCCTCTTGGGCCTCAAGATAAGCAGTTGGATGTAGTTCCTCCAACCCAAGGTTTCTCAGAACAGTTTCAAGAGCCTTTAACTTTCAAGAGGGAAGCAGAAAGTATCTGTACCAACCGATATAATCCTAACAGCCGAATCTGTTGGAATGACAATGAGGTAATGAATACTGAGCAGTCTTTGGTCAGTCACCTTAACCCTACTAAACATAAGgaatattcagaaaataattgtttaaaaaatgtgaaaacaGAGCCTTCAGGTTTGGTGCATCTGCATGAGATGCATACAAGAAATGTCGTGACAAGCATAGCCTTGCCTGTTAAGTCAGAAAGAAATGAATCTGACAAGTGCTTTAGGATGGACATGGAAGATTTTGTAAGACCTGAAATACCTGTGCAAACGGCAGAAATAGCCCCAAGTTCACAGCCAGTTCAGAGCTCTAAGAGATCTGTAACCGATTCCATAGAGCCCTCTTTGGCACTGACAACGGAGACATTGAAAAGAGTTACAAATGCTGGAACCTCAAGTTGCCGCTTGTCATCAGTAGAAGCCAATAATCCTCTAGTGACCCAGTTACTGCAAGGCAACTTGCCATTGGAAAAAGTATTGCCACAGCCCAGGCTAGGGGCCAAACTAGAAATCAGTCGACTTCCTTTGCCTTTGCAAACTACCTCCAGGTGTAAATCAGTCACATCCGAGCGAAACACAGTTGAAAATCTTTCCAGCTCCCCAAATGCAGATGGGAGAGATTTTGCAGCCATAAATATACCCCCGATACAAATCCGCAAACGTGAAAATCATCCCAAAAAGAGAGTAGCCAGGACAGCTGGAGAAATTAAATGTGAGCCTGGGAAGCCTTCAGTGGATTCAGATATTAAAGTGACTCCTTGTATAATCACTTCTAGCGTGAATCAACTTGGACATGGTCAACTATTTAAACAGGAGTGGCCAAGCAAGCACACCATTCAAAGCAGAATAGCTAACAGTCCGGAGATTAAGCAGCAGAAAAGACCATTGCCCTCATGTAGTTTCCAGAAGAGCTTATTTAGTGTAGAGAAAAATGGCAGCTTCCACACCGAAACAAGTACCTCCCATCAACCGCATTTCTACCAAATGCCAATGGCCGCCCGAGGCCCTGTTACTACAGCCACTTTGATGCAGGCAACTTTAAAAGCCCCATCTGGCTGCAGTTCTTTTGCTTTCAGCAGGAACCTAGAGCACAAGGCCCTGGGAGAGGCCAATATGTCTACAGCACCTCACCAGCTGAGACTGGcaactgttttttccccaaacgttCAAATTAAGGAAAGTGATGACATCCCCAGTGCCTCACAAACTCTGCAGAATAAATCATTAGGgcatcccccaccccctcctccccctcccaatgcaGAAGCTCCATCTGATCACAAACAACCAGGAGTTACTATGGAAACCACCAAAAGACTTAGTTGGCCTCAGCCGGCAAATGTCTGTAGCAATATAAAATCAGAACCCATTTCTTTGGAGGAAGGCTTAAGCAGCAGCTGTGAGCTAGGCATGAAACAACCTTCCTATGATCAGAATGAAGTCAAAGAACAGTTGAAAGCTTTTGCATTGAAAAATGCTGACTTCCCTTCCTATTTACTTTCAGAATCACAGAAGCCTTTTGCCCCATTAACTGCTCCAAAAATACAGGCGCAGCAGCAGCGTGGCAATTACCCTACAATACACTTTGGTAGCACAAGTTTCAAAAGGGCGACCTCTGCCATTGAAAAATCTATTGGGATTTTAGGGAGTAGTTCAACTACAACCACAAGCCTACCTATTCAAAATGCCCAAATCCCAGTTCAGAAATTTGCCGACAGCAGCAGCGCAGATGAGTTGGAACTGAAATGTTCTTGCAGGCTGAAAGCCATGATAGTATGCAAGGGCTGTGGCGCCTTCTGCCATGATGATTGCATAGGTCCTTCCAAATTATGTGTAGCTTGTTTAGTTGTTCGATAGAATCCAAAGCACATTCCTTGGTAACAcaggaaagcaaaagaaaagaataattggaATTCTGTAGGCCATATTGTATCtggataaaaagaaaaagttgCTAGGGATCCTTTGGAATGGAGTGATTTTGGCTTGCATGGCTCTCCCTGATAATTCCCCTTTAAGAAGTGTCCAGCATTCTTACTGTCTTAAAATATAGCATTGTTCATGTCTTACtgcataattttaatttttaccaTTTATAATTCGATCTTCCCAGTGTAAAGAACGACAAAGTGTCCTGTGTTTCTGTGCATGAAATAGCAGATGAATGTGGCATGGCCATAAcccatgggggaaaaaagaaggatcAAAAAGAATGAAAGTCAGGTTCCCTTAGCAGACTATCATTGCAATAGCCATTTGGCAGGTTTTGCGCACCTGGAGTCAAGATTGCCTGCAGTGATTGACTTTGATCCATTGGCAGCTAATGTGGGTAATTTGATCCCTTCTTAAGAAGCTGTTATACTAGAGTATAATTAAACCTAGCAACAAGTTTCAAGTTTCATGGCTTTAGAAGTTCGGGAGATGGGAAAGAAGTACAGCTATTATAATAgaatttattaattcatttatcTTCCTCAAATTTCACTTATAATTTTGTCCTAAAATGAGATATTTAACATATATTCATGGTATGCACCATTTTATATCTAAATAAGGATGTTTTGAGAAGGGATACCATTTTCAAAGCGATTCTTTGTTTCTGAAGATTTAAAAGAGCAAAGCAATTGTATGATTTATAGTCCTTTTAAATATGTTTACAACTTGggatatttttaaataacttttatttttaaacatttttgtctGTTAACACAGCTTACCCCACAAATATTATATAGCCTTGTAGAGGAATGaagagattttaaagagatactAAATCTTACTCTCAATATTGTATTTACTAGTAGTTTACGTTAgttatatacaaaatatatagCCACCAAACTATTTGAGAAGAACTGTAGCA from Thamnophis elegans isolate rThaEle1 chromosome 8, rThaEle1.pri, whole genome shotgun sequence includes these protein-coding regions:
- the ASXL3 gene encoding putative Polycomb group protein ASXL3: MKDKRKKKDRTWAEAARLALEKHPNSPMTAKQILEVIQKEGLKETSGTSPLACLNAMLHTNTRVGDGTFFKIPGKAGLYALKKEDTTCPADGTWDLSCESELDSNEMAETNNSNGEENGVCPKQAPEELSSIRDSSLTNAPMQSKLVSSFQQHTKKALKQALRQQQKRRNGVSMMVNKTVPRVVLTPLKVSDEQSDSPSGSESKNGEADNSDKEMKHGPKSPTGKQMSQHLKRLKKSGLGHLKWTKAEDIDIETPGSILVNTNLRALINKHTFLSLPQHFQQYLLLLLPEVDRQMGSDGVLRLSSSALNNEFFAYAAQGWKQRLAEGEFTPEMQLRIRQEIEKEKKTEPWKEKFFERFYGEKLGMSVEESRKLTSVQNNEDDNKSLSGSSDLPGPSREPSFDDHEEKSNESPLLPERDFCQALCNMEHVPSKDLMAETEDILIPEESIIQEEIAEEVETSICECQEENQKEHMNSEQLVSPVGTNEETDPLPLTGNSESCVVMNDVLSPLSHVEIKEEQRLEYPKEEMSVITDQIESSLSPSQSASSSNSGSNVEEKDLESIKELSPDGKYSPVLNGSLFTGGGVAVHMELQSDPDELSSENACISETSFSAESPEEPSASITSPGGDTQSTSEEPSTPVSLETVCSSDMSCTENNETDTQQKSVDDNLNTSLMSEISPLPASPVISEASLLSNLPLTSETSPVSNLPLPSEISPMSDLPLTSETSSVSSVLLASETSHSNSLLLPSEASLLSNSPVSERFIQQRKTLCLSEESLSPLKEETCSIHNIPQEDDIPSQQNSLQGVPDAMKAVIAEPSPAEGSQSRNHTNQTCRSQTEIENCFISSLAESSSPEVIKMRNHGSHQPSENKSAISQLEVSVLTKVAECKNIESLPSKSHDKLYTSTSSLEMGKNKSHKLQGTIQNRFESSYSSKSSEVIKSPEIRNESRDLDIPKRKTAEHHSLGICKEKRARIEDDQAHRNSSTNSSEREPPPREEPRVPPLKIQLSKIGPPFIIKSQPVSKPEPKATPSTSVSSGRNTGARTLADIKARAQQARAQREAAAAAAVAAAASIVSGGLGSPCEGGKTRTLAHIKEQTKAKLFAKHQARAHLLQSNKESKSQQALKEAPSVVEISVASETKIEGSTGVIIVNPNCRSPSNKSAHLREATALLQHSLNATSLPETSTDITVQNSDESISVPHFCEKMLSSTSPESISVLYKKNSVPDSVCSTVKSGTIKELSFAGAVDKPSVLMSVESTDMKTSNITMLKSIQRADTPFVSIVPKCHENSAPPATANTTVLSDSLEKKILPRPSSNATSAISSQYTTVPTCIASTLSDHLSGSSVLIPPGGSISRYSSDKISLTGCSDPSALSNSISVRAALHGNEALSVGDSIGRTSISIFASNMMTVNSYENSTKMSADGIERNSGMRSRLDMPGKPSVGYIQAPANRSIPCKVIVDHTMTTMNSSLSLGLSMESTDSSVEAQNRPIRIETALQNITCPQVSVISRPELLNNENLEPSSGFNNGPTQQDGKHLQAACTAIREMPLGPQDKQLDVVPPTQGFSEQFQEPLTFKREAESICTNRYNPNSRICWNDNEVMNTEQSLVSHLNPTKHKEYSENNCLKNVKTEPSGLVHLHEMHTRNVVTSIALPVKSERNESDKCFRMDMEDFVRPEIPVQTAEIAPSSQPVQSSKRSVTDSIEPSLALTTETLKRVTNAGTSSCRLSSVEANNPLVTQLLQGNLPLEKVLPQPRLGAKLEISRLPLPLQTTSRCKSVTSERNTVENLSSSPNADGRDFAAINIPPIQIRKRENHPKKRVARTAGEIKCEPGKPSVDSDIKVTPCIITSSVNQLGHGQLFKQEWPSKHTIQSRIANSPEIKQQKRPLPSCSFQKSLFSVEKNGSFHTETSTSHQPHFYQMPMAARGPVTTATLMQATLKAPSGCSSFAFSRNLEHKALGEANMSTAPHQLRLATVFSPNVQIKESDDIPSASQTLQNKSLGHPPPPPPPPNAEAPSDHKQPGVTMETTKRLSWPQPANVCSNIKSEPISLEEGLSSSCELGMKQPSYDQNEVKEQLKAFALKNADFPSYLLSESQKPFAPLTAPKIQAQQQRGNYPTIHFGSTSFKRATSAIEKSIGILGSSSTTTTSLPIQNAQIPVQKFADSSSADELELKCSCRLKAMIVCKGCGAFCHDDCIGPSKLCVACLVVR